The Dehalococcoidales bacterium genome includes the window CGGTAGCGTCAGTTCCACCCATAATCGTCCGATGCCGGTGACGGACTACCTCCTGCAGGAGATGCGCAAACCCCACGTTACGCTGTATCTGCTCTGGCTTGAGTATCGGGAACGCTATCCCGAAGGCTACGGATACACTCAGTTCAACCACCACTACAACCAGGCCAAGAAGAAGCTATCCCCAACACTGCGCCAGGAACACAAAGCCGGAGAGAAGCTGTTTACCGACTACGCCGGTGATACCCTAAAGTTAATCGATCCCAGGACCGGAGAGTCTGCGCCGGTATATATCTATGTGGCCGTTCTCGGCGCGAGCAACTACACGTACGCCGAAGGTGTCCTGTCGATGAATCTCGAATCCTGGATAGACTCCCACATCCGAGCATTCGAGTACTTGGGCGGAGTGCCGGAGATAGTAGTCCCCGATAACACGAAGTGCGCCGTTATAAAGCCCGACAGATACGAGCCCGACTTGAATCCCGAGTTTGCGGAGATGGCGGCGCATTACGGATGTGCGGTGATCCCTGCAAGAGTAAGAAAGCCTCGTGATAAGGCGAAGGTCGAGGCCGGCGTTCTTCTGGTAGAGCGGTGGATACTCGCAAAACTCAGAAATAGAATGTTCTTCAGCCTTCATGAAGTAAACGCCGCCATCGCCGAACTCCTTGAACAACTCAACTCCCGCAAACTAAAGATGATCTCCGCCACCAGGCGTGATCTATTTGAGAGACTCGATAAGCCTGAACTCTCATCGCTGCCTGAGTCACGATATAACTTCGGTTCATGGCATACCGCAAAGGTGAGCATCGACTACCACATAGCGGTAGAGAAGCACTTCTACTCCGTGCCGTACCACCTGGTTGGCGAGCAGGTCGAAGCAAGGCTTACCTCTACCATGGCCGAGATACTCTACAAGAACCGGCGAATAGCAAGCCACATCAGGAGCTACAAAGA containing:
- the istA gene encoding IS21 family transposase, encoding MSREGLSMRKVREILRLRFQVGLSARKVAKSCKVSTTTVTEYEKKALEAGLTWPLPEDMDDDRLERIVRGGSVSSTHNRPMPVTDYLLQEMRKPHVTLYLLWLEYRERYPEGYGYTQFNHHYNQAKKKLSPTLRQEHKAGEKLFTDYAGDTLKLIDPRTGESAPVYIYVAVLGASNYTYAEGVLSMNLESWIDSHIRAFEYLGGVPEIVVPDNTKCAVIKPDRYEPDLNPEFAEMAAHYGCAVIPARVRKPRDKAKVEAGVLLVERWILAKLRNRMFFSLHEVNAAIAELLEQLNSRKLKMISATRRDLFERLDKPELSSLPESRYNFGSWHTAKVSIDYHIAVEKHFYSVPYHLVGEQVEARLTSTMAEILYKNRRIASHIRSYKEGGFTTNPDHRPKSHQKYLEWTPSRIISWAANKGPNTAALVEKILVSKPHPEQGYRSCLGIIRLADKYTPERVEAASGRAIRCNAVSYQSVKSILAKGLDRLPIKDAPEYVPPAHTNIRGRDYYN